A portion of the Ascaphus truei isolate aAscTru1 chromosome 14, aAscTru1.hap1, whole genome shotgun sequence genome contains these proteins:
- the GPR17 gene encoding uracil nucleotide/cysteinyl leukotriene receptor, giving the protein MSDAGDTPDTMFINSSSMDWLDSCVHETWMENALLSLFYLLGLLLGGLGNTLALSLFVRDRQPRSPSDIFLLHLALSDLFLLLSLPTRLFYHLSGNRWPFGSMPCRLAGFVFYLNMYASLYFLAGISIDRYLAIVHPLSSVKLRRPLHAHVACGILWAIVSLATAPLLLGRETLTEEGVCRLLYRETPSLRALSSLIAAFAIPFLGTVTCYGLILRRLRQGGDRKPKERAVKMVLLVLTLFLVCFVPYHLSRALYHVLMPGGEFATAESSCDLQRGLARANRFTSCLSTLNAALDPLVYFFAVKKFRETLARLPCRCKRAGRGKSREEGRTESSSLSAKTEV; this is encoded by the coding sequence ATGAGTGATGCTGGCGACACCCCTGACACGATGTTCATAAACTCCTCCAGCATGGATTGGCTAGACTCTTGTGTGCATGAAACATGGATGGAGAACGCTCTGCTGTCGTTATTTTACCTGCTGGGCCTGCTTCTGGGAGGCCTGGGGAACACCCTGGCCCTCTCCCTCTTTGTGCGGGACCGCCAGCCTCGCTCACCCTCTGACATCTTCCTCCTACACCTGGCACTTTCCGACCTCTTCCTGCTCCTCAGCTTGCCCACCCGGCTCTTCTACCACTTGTCGGGCAATCGCTGGCCCTTCGGTTCTATGCCCTGCCGCCTGGCTGGGTTTGTCTTCTATCTCAACATGTATGCCAGCCTCTACTTCCTGGCGGGGATAAGCATCGACAGGTACCTGGCTATCGTGCACCCACTAAGCTCTGTCAAGCTCCGCAGGCCTCTGCACGCTCATGTGGCTTGCGGCATCCTCTGGGCGATAGTCTCTCTTGCCACGGCACCGTTGCTCTTGGGCCGTGAGACATTGACAGAGGAAGGAGTTTGCCGGTTGCTGTACCGTGAGACCCCGTCTCTCCGAGCGCTGTCGTCACTCATTGCTGCGTTTGCCATCCCCTTCCTGGGCACAGTCACCTGTTATGGGCTCATTCTGAGGCGTCTCAGGCAAGGTGGTGACCGGAAGCCCAAGGAGCGGGCGGTAAAGATGGTGCTGCTGGTCCTTACACTATTCCTGGTCTGCTTTGTGCCTTACCACCTCAGCCGGGCACTCTACCACGTGCTCATGCCAGGGGGCGAGTTTGCGACCGCAGAGTCATCCTGTGACCTGCAGCGAGGGCTGGCACGGGCCAATCGCTTCACCTCTTGCCTCAGCACATTAAACGCGGCTCTGGATCCGCTGGTTTATTTCTTCGCGGTTAAGAAATTCCGGGAAACGCTGGCGCGGCTGCCATGCCGATGTAAGAGAGCTGGGAGAGGGAAAAGCCGGGAAGAGGGCAGGACAGAGAGCAGCTCATTGAGTGCCAAGACGGAGGTGTGA